The following coding sequences are from one Paenibacillus sp. FSL R5-0912 window:
- a CDS encoding TetR/AcrR family transcriptional regulator — MDPKTRYEKERLDGKQQRLSLILEAAERVFNQKGIEKTTMQDIATDANIGIATLFRYFPKKEKLIVAVATRLLEPMLERFEYVAGLPVPCLDKLEALFDFFIEDHYKLSTTFMVDFESYAAHFPEPLEDIHHFNALTRRISQVYSRIIQNGIEDGSIRSDLEVRDTLTTLINTFGIFSKKLSLQKNIPMLEADLTTELQLNILKRVFLDYLKPLA; from the coding sequence ATGGATCCCAAAACAAGATACGAGAAGGAACGCCTTGACGGCAAACAACAGCGTTTATCCCTGATTCTGGAAGCAGCAGAACGCGTATTTAATCAGAAGGGGATTGAGAAAACCACGATGCAGGATATTGCAACTGACGCGAATATCGGCATTGCTACCCTGTTCAGATATTTCCCCAAGAAAGAAAAGCTGATTGTCGCCGTTGCTACCCGGCTGCTGGAGCCGATGCTGGAGCGGTTTGAATATGTGGCCGGATTGCCTGTGCCATGCCTGGACAAGCTTGAAGCATTATTTGATTTTTTCATTGAGGATCACTATAAATTAAGCACAACCTTCATGGTTGACTTCGAAAGCTACGCCGCTCATTTCCCGGAACCGCTGGAGGATATTCATCATTTCAATGCTCTGACCCGCAGAATTTCGCAGGTTTATTCCCGGATCATTCAGAATGGCATCGAAGACGGCTCCATCCGCTCTGATCTTGAGGTACGCGACACTTTAACTACATTAATTAACACGTTCGGCATTTTCTCGAAGAAGCTCTCACTGCAGAAGAACATCCCTATGCTTGAAGCGGATCTTACGACAGAGCTCCAGCTGAATATTCTCAAGCGGGTGTTTCTCGACTATCTGAAGCCCCTCGCATAG
- a CDS encoding SDR family NAD(P)-dependent oxidoreductase, with translation MNRLKDKVAIITGAGSGMGREEALLFAREGAKVAITDINEAALQAVVKEIEADGGQATAYVHNVVSEEQWVHVIEEVMKTYGKIDVLVNNAGISLATGLLDTTMEQWNKVISINLTSTFLGMKYVVPHMQERNGGSIVNISSIAGLTGSSGAGAYTASKGGVRMLSKAAAVDFGKDNIRVNSVHPGFIETPMSAEFVNDEQRLKWFLSQTALPRVGRASEVAEAVLFLASDESAYITGVELPVDGGVTAK, from the coding sequence ATGAATCGACTGAAGGATAAGGTTGCTATTATTACCGGAGCCGGCAGCGGCATGGGACGTGAAGAAGCACTGCTTTTTGCACGGGAGGGTGCCAAGGTTGCCATTACCGATATTAATGAAGCTGCGCTGCAGGCTGTAGTGAAGGAGATTGAAGCTGATGGCGGTCAGGCTACAGCTTATGTGCATAATGTGGTCTCTGAAGAGCAATGGGTCCATGTGATCGAAGAAGTGATGAAGACTTACGGAAAAATCGACGTGCTGGTTAACAATGCGGGAATTTCGCTTGCAACCGGACTTCTGGATACAACTATGGAGCAGTGGAACAAGGTCATCAGCATTAACCTGACCAGCACCTTCCTTGGAATGAAATACGTCGTTCCGCATATGCAGGAGCGTAACGGAGGCTCAATCGTCAATATTTCATCGATCGCAGGACTGACGGGAAGCAGCGGTGCAGGGGCTTATACAGCCTCCAAAGGCGGGGTCCGCATGCTGAGCAAAGCGGCGGCTGTTGATTTCGGTAAAGATAATATCCGGGTCAACTCTGTGCATCCCGGCTTTATCGAAACACCGATGAGTGCTGAGTTCGTGAATGACGAACAAAGGCTGAAATGGTTCCTGTCCCAGACGGCGCTGCCGCGTGTCGGCCGTGCCTCCGAGGTGGCGGAAGCCGTGCTGTTCCTCGCTTCCGATGAGTCGGCTTATATCACTGGTGTAGAACTGCCGGTAGACGGCGGTGTTACAGCGAAATAA
- a CDS encoding ABC transporter ATP-binding protein, whose product MAEKLLEIRKLTAGFAAEKGLLKATDGISISIDKGQTVCIVGESGSGKSVTSLAIMRLIDYAGGMILDGSIEFHGQDLAAKSQEEMREIRGNQIAMIFQDPMSSLNPVFTVGEQIAESLRLHQNKSDAEAMRMAVDLIKLVGIPAPEIRAKQYPHELSGGMCQRVVIAIALACKPELLIADEPTTALDVTVQAQILDLLRKLQSELGMSILLITHDMGVAAEMADRIAVMYAGAIVEEGTVEEIFDHPSHPYTVGLLQSIPGFEGGRGGELYTIRGTIPPIGQLPSGCRFNPRCPHAMDICRNQEPPDFMISDDHRTACWLFKDKPVQADYSNEVKRA is encoded by the coding sequence ATGGCGGAAAAACTACTCGAAATCCGGAAGCTGACCGCCGGCTTTGCGGCAGAGAAGGGGCTGCTCAAAGCAACTGACGGTATCTCCATTTCTATTGATAAAGGCCAGACGGTCTGTATTGTCGGTGAATCCGGCAGTGGCAAAAGTGTGACCTCACTCGCGATAATGCGTTTGATTGATTATGCCGGAGGGATGATTCTTGACGGCAGTATTGAATTTCACGGCCAGGATTTGGCGGCGAAGAGTCAGGAAGAGATGCGGGAAATCCGGGGGAATCAGATTGCCATGATCTTTCAGGACCCGATGTCGTCGTTGAATCCGGTATTTACGGTAGGCGAACAGATTGCGGAGAGCCTACGGCTTCATCAGAACAAGAGTGATGCCGAAGCTATGAGGATGGCCGTTGATCTGATCAAATTAGTTGGTATCCCGGCCCCGGAGATCCGTGCCAAGCAGTATCCGCATGAGCTGTCCGGCGGGATGTGTCAGCGTGTGGTAATCGCCATCGCTCTGGCTTGCAAACCTGAGCTGCTGATCGCCGATGAGCCGACAACAGCGCTCGACGTAACTGTGCAGGCCCAGATTCTGGATCTGCTGCGCAAGCTTCAGTCCGAACTCGGGATGTCCATTCTGCTAATCACCCATGATATGGGCGTAGCGGCGGAGATGGCAGACCGCATCGCTGTAATGTATGCCGGAGCCATTGTGGAGGAGGGGACTGTAGAAGAGATCTTCGACCATCCCAGCCATCCGTATACGGTTGGACTGCTCCAGTCGATTCCGGGATTTGAAGGCGGACGGGGAGGCGAGCTCTACACCATCCGGGGGACGATTCCTCCGATTGGCCAGCTGCCATCCGGCTGCCGCTTTAATCCGCGCTGCCCTCATGCCATGGATATTTGCAGGAATCAGGAGCCGCCGGATTTCATGATCTCGGATGATCACCGGACGGCCTGCTGGCTGTTCAAGGATAAGCCGGTGCAGGCGGATTACAGTAATGAGGTGAAACGCGCATGA
- a CDS encoding M48 family metallopeptidase: protein MQIQLEDQMITLHVQYAKRKKMSVQIDGSDLITVKVPTGTSEESIRSAVEGLGPKILEKLRSNAAARQVPKVKEYQGEERYLYLGKEYALHELIAVNDMDAEGLKLALKKFYFNSLKKIVAERITRYGAQLKVKPKSIEIVESRTKWGSCSFDKKLTFNYRLAMAPPEVIDYVIIHELCHLLHMNHDRSFWRRLGSVMPDYKEKEAYLARQGQFMTL, encoded by the coding sequence ATGCAGATTCAACTCGAAGATCAGATGATTACGCTCCATGTTCAATATGCCAAGCGCAAGAAAATGTCCGTTCAGATTGACGGATCAGATCTCATTACCGTTAAGGTGCCTACAGGAACAAGTGAAGAGAGTATCCGCAGTGCGGTGGAAGGGCTCGGCCCGAAGATTCTGGAGAAGCTGCGCAGCAATGCGGCGGCCAGGCAGGTGCCGAAGGTCAAGGAGTATCAGGGGGAAGAGAGATACCTCTATCTGGGGAAGGAATATGCGCTGCATGAGTTGATTGCCGTCAATGATATGGATGCGGAGGGCCTGAAGCTTGCGCTAAAGAAGTTTTATTTCAATAGTCTGAAAAAAATCGTTGCAGAGCGCATCACCCGTTATGGGGCACAGCTGAAGGTGAAGCCGAAGAGTATCGAGATTGTGGAATCGCGGACCAAATGGGGGAGCTGCAGCTTTGATAAAAAACTGACCTTTAACTACCGCCTTGCCATGGCGCCGCCTGAGGTGATCGACTATGTCATTATTCATGAGCTGTGTCATCTGCTGCATATGAATCATGACCGTTCCTTCTGGCGCCGCCTGGGAAGTGTAATGCCGGACTACAAAGAGAAGGAAGCATATCTGGCCCGGCAGGGGCAGTTCATGACACTCTGA
- a CDS encoding ABC transporter permease: MSPMPGGTDPEIPVLDSKRPPGPWRVLWKKFSRNPFAMGGLLVLIIFVLLAGFAPKLTQYRPETIDLMFANLKPGAEGHPLGTDELGRDILSRLLYSARVSLAIGFSVAFVSVVVGSVVGAISGYFGGFVDTVFMRIVDVMNSVPTLFLNILIMALFGTQIKYMILILAFTSWMSIARLVRGTFLQLREMQYVEAARAIGVSSWGIIFRHLLRNASFPIIVNATLMVGGAILSESALSYLGLGIQAPATSWGLMLSNAQEFMLVDPMQAVYPGLCILLVVLAVNFIGDGIRDALDPRQQVTKSRRRLEQWRKNYSKSGS, encoded by the coding sequence ATGAGTCCGATGCCCGGAGGGACAGACCCTGAGATTCCGGTATTGGATTCCAAGCGGCCGCCGGGCCCCTGGAGAGTTTTATGGAAGAAATTCTCGCGCAATCCGTTCGCAATGGGTGGTTTGCTAGTCCTGATTATATTTGTGCTGCTGGCGGGCTTCGCACCCAAACTGACCCAATATAGACCGGAAACGATTGATTTGATGTTCGCCAATCTGAAGCCGGGAGCAGAGGGGCACCCTCTTGGAACAGACGAGCTGGGCCGCGATATTCTCAGCAGACTGCTGTACAGTGCGCGTGTTTCACTCGCCATCGGTTTCTCCGTTGCGTTTGTTTCCGTAGTTGTCGGATCGGTTGTCGGTGCGATCTCAGGTTATTTCGGCGGGTTTGTAGATACAGTATTCATGCGCATTGTAGATGTGATGAACTCAGTTCCGACCCTGTTCCTGAACATCCTGATTATGGCGCTGTTCGGCACACAAATTAAATACATGATTCTTATTCTGGCATTTACCAGCTGGATGAGTATTGCCCGGCTCGTCCGGGGGACCTTCCTGCAGCTGCGTGAAATGCAATATGTGGAAGCAGCCAGAGCGATTGGAGTATCTAGCTGGGGTATTATTTTCCGGCATCTGCTCCGTAATGCAAGCTTCCCGATTATCGTAAATGCGACCCTGATGGTCGGCGGTGCGATTCTAAGTGAATCTGCATTGTCGTATCTGGGCCTCGGTATTCAGGCACCGGCCACAAGCTGGGGACTAATGCTCAGCAACGCTCAGGAATTCATGCTTGTAGATCCGATGCAGGCGGTATATCCAGGACTCTGCATCCTGCTCGTAGTACTCGCGGTTAACTTTATCGGCGACGGCATCCGGGATGCGCTAGATCCCAGACAGCAAGTGACCAAATCCCGGAGGAGGCTGGAACAATGGCGGAAAAACTACTCGAAATCCGGAAGCTGA
- a CDS encoding ABC transporter permease, giving the protein MTEYLIRRVLQSVLVIFLITILTFLLIHAAPGGPTQVMLSPGLTPEIFEQQAKNLGLDQPIPVQYVRWIGDLLQGDLGYTFKNHIAVSDLLWPRIGNTVILMGSAWLVSLLIAIPWGIYNSTKVYGLSDQTASFISYLGFAMPTFWFGILLQQWLSLKLDWFPLSDMYTRGKEGDIGDLFMHLVLPITVLALGFLASYMKYARASMLEVLDQDYIRTARAKGVKERKVVFRHALRNALIPIITILGLDLPILVGGAALTENVFNWPGMGRWFVEMAGAREYSALMAVTIVTAVIVVIGNLLADILYAVVDPRVKLGKQGGKTA; this is encoded by the coding sequence ATGACAGAATATCTGATACGTCGAGTGCTTCAATCGGTATTGGTCATCTTTCTGATTACCATACTAACATTTCTACTCATCCACGCTGCTCCGGGTGGACCGACTCAAGTGATGCTCTCTCCGGGACTCACGCCGGAAATATTCGAACAGCAAGCCAAGAACCTTGGCCTGGACCAGCCTATTCCCGTACAGTATGTCCGCTGGATCGGTGACCTGCTGCAAGGGGACTTGGGTTACACTTTTAAGAACCACATTGCGGTATCCGATCTTCTCTGGCCGCGTATTGGCAACACCGTGATCCTGATGGGTTCGGCTTGGCTGGTATCACTGCTGATCGCAATTCCTTGGGGAATCTATAACAGTACCAAAGTATATGGTCTATCTGACCAGACGGCTTCATTCATTTCTTACTTAGGCTTCGCGATGCCGACCTTCTGGTTCGGAATACTCCTCCAGCAATGGTTGTCACTGAAGCTGGACTGGTTTCCGTTGTCGGACATGTATACAAGAGGCAAGGAAGGCGATATAGGGGATTTGTTCATGCATCTGGTGCTGCCGATAACAGTGCTTGCACTTGGTTTCCTGGCCTCTTATATGAAATATGCGCGGGCAAGTATGCTGGAAGTGCTCGATCAGGATTATATCCGTACGGCACGCGCCAAGGGCGTCAAAGAACGCAAAGTGGTCTTCCGCCATGCGCTGCGCAATGCACTGATTCCAATTATTACAATACTCGGCCTTGATCTTCCCATACTAGTGGGAGGGGCTGCATTAACTGAGAATGTATTCAACTGGCCGGGAATGGGCCGTTGGTTTGTAGAGATGGCAGGCGCGCGCGAATATTCGGCACTGATGGCTGTTACTATAGTGACGGCTGTTATAGTCGTTATCGGCAATCTCCTTGCTGATATACTGTATGCCGTAGTTGATCCCCGGGTGAAGCTCGGTAAGCAAGGGGGGAAGACGGCATGA
- a CDS encoding GNAT family N-acetyltransferase: protein MPIHPIDPILISMPESFESSRLLIRAALWGDGAAVNEAVQESIAELSPWMPWAQHIPSVEESEASLRKSRLQFLERKDIRLLLVKKETGHLVGSSGLHRIDWQVRKFEIGYWVRTSCAGQGYITEAVSAIADFAVQELQAARLEIRCDSRNTQSARVAERAGFTLEGILRNDKLDVQGALRDTMIYSKVRGVEYY from the coding sequence ATGCCTATTCATCCGATTGACCCGATCCTCATCTCCATGCCGGAGAGCTTTGAAAGCAGCCGCCTACTGATCCGTGCCGCTCTATGGGGAGACGGCGCCGCTGTAAATGAAGCCGTCCAAGAGAGCATAGCCGAATTAAGCCCTTGGATGCCCTGGGCACAGCATATCCCGTCCGTGGAGGAATCCGAAGCCTCCCTCCGGAAGTCACGGCTGCAATTTCTGGAGCGCAAGGATATCCGGCTGCTGCTCGTGAAGAAAGAGACCGGTCATCTGGTAGGCAGCAGCGGCCTGCACCGGATCGATTGGCAGGTGCGGAAATTTGAAATCGGTTATTGGGTCCGCACCTCCTGCGCCGGACAAGGTTATATCACGGAGGCGGTAAGTGCCATTGCCGATTTCGCCGTACAGGAGCTGCAGGCGGCCCGGCTGGAGATCCGCTGTGATTCCCGCAATACACAGAGTGCGCGGGTGGCTGAACGTGCAGGCTTCACTCTGGAAGGCATTCTGCGGAATGACAAATTAGATGTACAAGGCGCCTTAAGAGACACTATGATTTATTCGAAGGTTCGCGGGGTTGAATATTACTGA
- a CDS encoding peptide-binding protein gives MAKKRKWWSGLLVLSLVGVLFTGCSTNNTASSPTNAPAATAAPAESAAPDATEAPAADGPVDGGTLVTSTFSDIVNLNPLLINDTSSGDVAQFVFAKLYNLDREGNVQAEDWSLAAELPEISEDGLSYTVKLKDTPKWSDGQPITADDVIYTIETGKNPETGSPLISQYDKVKTVEKIDDHTVKFTLSQIYAPFLYALVQEIVPAHILKDVKPTEIQTNAYGTDPAKTVTSGPWKWTAWKQGESHTLDADPNYWGTVKPHIAQIVYKIYADQNTEVQAIMKGDTDHISAIPVTQVEAVKADGDIDIIQKPGAQYEYVMFNFDGKNFPDSYGLFAGQKTRQAIAHALNRQGMVDNILKGVGALMNAPFLPDTWADPGDAAVNYDYNAETAKKLLAEDGWVADAKDGILTKDGHRFSFELQYNAGNSRREQVAAVIQQNLKDVGIEVTPKAIDFAAWIDQNVTPGKFQALLLAWSLNTPDPDAESIFSSKYFPPAGQNSGWYKNEKLDQLWVDGYSTVDQAERKEIYKEVGKEISTDLPYVFLYQYGQAIGTGPRVHWAEEDAPEPSLGYGQFFHAIKWWVTD, from the coding sequence ATGGCGAAAAAGAGAAAATGGTGGTCTGGTTTACTTGTTTTATCGTTGGTAGGGGTTCTATTCACGGGTTGCAGCACCAATAACACTGCGAGTTCTCCAACTAATGCTCCTGCAGCAACTGCTGCCCCGGCTGAGAGCGCGGCCCCTGATGCTACTGAAGCGCCTGCGGCAGACGGACCCGTTGACGGCGGAACTCTCGTTACAAGCACATTCTCCGATATTGTTAATCTTAACCCTCTCTTAATCAATGACACCTCTTCAGGCGATGTAGCCCAATTCGTATTCGCCAAGCTCTATAACCTGGACCGCGAAGGCAATGTACAGGCAGAGGATTGGTCACTGGCTGCCGAGCTTCCTGAAATCTCCGAAGATGGTCTGAGTTATACAGTTAAATTGAAGGATACTCCCAAATGGAGTGACGGCCAGCCGATCACTGCGGATGATGTAATTTATACCATTGAAACCGGCAAAAACCCGGAAACGGGTTCACCGCTGATCAGCCAATATGACAAGGTGAAAACGGTGGAGAAGATCGATGACCATACCGTGAAATTTACATTGTCCCAGATTTATGCCCCATTCCTGTATGCGCTGGTTCAAGAAATTGTGCCTGCCCATATTCTCAAGGATGTAAAGCCAACTGAAATCCAAACTAATGCCTATGGTACGGACCCGGCCAAGACCGTAACCAGCGGACCATGGAAATGGACAGCCTGGAAACAAGGCGAAAGCCATACCCTTGATGCCGATCCGAACTACTGGGGTACGGTTAAGCCTCATATCGCTCAAATCGTCTACAAAATCTACGCAGACCAGAACACTGAAGTTCAGGCAATCATGAAGGGCGACACGGACCATATCAGTGCGATTCCGGTAACGCAGGTTGAAGCCGTTAAAGCTGACGGCGATATCGACATTATTCAGAAGCCAGGCGCACAGTATGAATATGTAATGTTTAACTTCGACGGTAAGAACTTCCCGGATAGCTATGGCCTGTTCGCAGGACAGAAGACCAGACAGGCAATTGCACATGCACTGAACCGTCAAGGTATGGTAGACAATATTCTTAAAGGCGTAGGCGCCCTGATGAATGCCCCATTCCTTCCGGACACTTGGGCTGACCCGGGTGATGCCGCTGTGAACTATGATTACAACGCCGAAACCGCCAAGAAGCTCCTGGCAGAAGACGGATGGGTTGCCGATGCCAAAGACGGTATTCTCACTAAAGACGGACACCGCTTCTCCTTTGAACTGCAGTACAATGCCGGCAACAGCCGCCGCGAGCAAGTAGCCGCTGTTATCCAGCAGAACCTGAAGGATGTTGGTATTGAAGTAACACCTAAGGCAATCGACTTTGCAGCTTGGATTGACCAGAACGTAACACCGGGTAAATTCCAGGCTCTGCTGCTGGCATGGTCTCTGAATACACCGGATCCGGATGCAGAGAGCATTTTCTCCTCCAAATACTTCCCGCCTGCCGGCCAGAACAGCGGCTGGTATAAGAATGAGAAGCTGGATCAACTGTGGGTTGATGGTTATTCCACGGTTGACCAGGCTGAACGTAAAGAAATCTACAAAGAAGTAGGTAAAGAAATTTCCACGGATCTTCCTTATGTATTCCTGTATCAATATGGTCAGGCTATCGGAACAGGTCCTAGAGTTCACTGGGCAGAAGAAGATGCTCCTGAGCCATCACTGGGCTACGGACAATTCTTCCACGCTATCAAATGGTGGGTAACCGACTAA
- a CDS encoding GNAT family N-acetyltransferase, which yields MDDLQFVCNYKDQEPLRNSFFALAADTFELELERWYEQGFWGERHIPYSYAEGHRVIANVSVNLLELIIYGVKSRAVQIGTVMTHPDYRGQGLSARLMNKVLEVYGPQCEFMYLFANDTVMDFYPKFGFQPVEEQIFSMNCPPGSAGSAGSAGIRKLDLSIGCDLSLVATFAAQRQPVSERLGVSGTDGLLMFYCLNVFGGNLYYLEDEEVIAICLQESGRLEIYDLISRKPVAVRETAMKLADNATETIVFHFTPSDDNLELVGRSCPSGLFVRNQSSLQYPANVKLPATSIA from the coding sequence ATGGATGATCTTCAATTTGTCTGCAATTATAAAGATCAGGAGCCGCTAAGAAACAGCTTTTTCGCTTTGGCTGCTGATACGTTTGAACTTGAGCTGGAGCGCTGGTATGAGCAGGGCTTCTGGGGGGAACGGCACATTCCTTATTCTTACGCGGAGGGACATCGGGTAATTGCAAATGTCTCGGTGAACCTGCTTGAGCTGATTATTTATGGTGTGAAGTCCCGCGCAGTGCAGATCGGGACGGTGATGACGCATCCTGACTACCGGGGACAGGGCCTGTCCGCCCGGCTGATGAACAAAGTGCTGGAGGTTTACGGACCACAGTGTGAATTCATGTATCTTTTTGCCAATGATACGGTAATGGACTTCTATCCCAAGTTCGGATTCCAGCCCGTAGAGGAGCAGATCTTCTCTATGAACTGCCCTCCCGGTTCAGCCGGGTCCGCAGGATCTGCGGGAATCCGCAAGCTGGATCTGTCCATAGGTTGTGATCTGAGCCTGGTCGCCACCTTCGCAGCGCAGCGGCAGCCGGTATCTGAACGCCTTGGCGTCAGCGGCACCGATGGACTGCTGATGTTCTACTGCCTGAACGTCTTCGGCGGCAATCTATATTACCTGGAGGACGAGGAGGTCATCGCCATCTGCCTGCAGGAGAGCGGCCGGTTAGAGATTTACGATCTGATCAGCAGGAAGCCCGTCGCCGTCCGCGAAACCGCCATGAAGCTTGCGGATAACGCCACGGAGACTATAGTCTTCCACTTCACGCCAAGTGACGATAACCTTGAACTGGTGGGCAGGAGCTGCCCTAGCGGTTTGTTTGTGCGGAATCAGAGCAGTCTGCAGTACCCTGCGAACGTCAAACTTCCGGCAACATCCATCGCTTAA
- a CDS encoding ABC transporter ATP-binding protein produces the protein MMNEAVTKPVRAHMPSSEILLEVKDVKKYFPITKGLLNRTVGQVKAVDGVNLSIRKGETFGLVGESGCGKSTFGRVLLRLQSATGGEVLFKGKDIHSLSSGDMRKLREEMQIIFQDPFGSLNPRFLVKDIIGEPLRIHRNMSGKQIDARVVELMELVGLDASRRNRYPHEFSGGQRQRIGIARAIALNPQFIVADEAVSALDVSVQSQVINLLMKLQKELGLTFLFIAHGLNVVRHISDRVGVMYLGKLVEVAETEELFAAPLHPYTAALLSAIPKPTPRRKQDRIVLEGDVPSPANPPSGCRFHTRCPFVQDKCRQVEPLLEEVVPGRPVACHFPLLPNS, from the coding sequence ATGATGAATGAAGCTGTAACCAAACCGGTAAGAGCACATATGCCTTCTTCAGAAATATTGCTCGAAGTTAAGGACGTGAAGAAATATTTCCCGATCACCAAGGGTCTGCTTAACCGCACCGTTGGACAGGTCAAGGCTGTGGATGGCGTTAATTTATCCATCCGCAAAGGAGAGACCTTCGGGCTGGTCGGTGAATCCGGCTGCGGCAAATCCACGTTCGGCCGGGTGCTGCTCCGGCTGCAGAGTGCAACCGGGGGAGAAGTGTTATTCAAGGGGAAGGATATCCATTCCCTGAGCTCAGGTGACATGCGGAAGCTGCGGGAAGAAATGCAGATTATCTTCCAGGATCCGTTCGGCTCACTGAATCCGCGGTTCCTCGTTAAGGATATTATCGGAGAGCCGCTGCGCATTCACCGGAATATGTCGGGGAAGCAGATCGATGCCCGGGTAGTGGAGCTGATGGAGCTGGTGGGGCTGGATGCCAGCCGCCGGAACCGTTACCCGCATGAATTCTCCGGCGGACAACGCCAGCGGATCGGGATTGCCCGGGCGATTGCCCTGAATCCGCAGTTTATCGTTGCCGATGAAGCTGTATCGGCACTGGATGTATCGGTACAATCCCAGGTAATCAACCTACTCATGAAGCTGCAGAAGGAACTGGGGTTAACCTTCCTGTTCATTGCGCACGGCCTTAATGTGGTCCGGCATATTTCGGACCGCGTCGGGGTGATGTATTTGGGCAAGCTGGTGGAGGTGGCTGAGACGGAGGAGCTGTTTGCAGCTCCGCTGCATCCTTACACTGCCGCCCTGCTCTCGGCGATTCCGAAGCCCACGCCAAGACGCAAGCAGGACCGCATTGTGCTGGAGGGGGATGTGCCATCGCCGGCTAACCCGCCGTCCGGCTGCCGGTTCCATACCCGCTGCCCGTTTGTTCAGGACAAATGCCGCCAGGTGGAGCCGCTGCTTGAAGAGGTTGTTCCAGGCCGTCCGGTGGCCTGTCATTTCCCGTTGCTTCCAAATTCGTAG